The following DNA comes from Anopheles arabiensis isolate DONGOLA chromosome 3, AaraD3, whole genome shotgun sequence.
ATCCCGCCGCGATTACAGGGACGCAACAGAAACGATTAGAGGAGAGTTTTCACAGGGCCGACTCTAACGGAAAGCTAGCAGATGCTAATCCTACTTACCAAAGGTAGTAATTGTCCGGTTcagggatttttgttttgttttgtttgttggcgCCCAATAAGTTGTACTCCGTTACCAGCGAGCAGTGCGAGTAAGCGCCTACCGCAACAAAACGCCGGCTAGAATTAAAAGCTTTAGAGGTACGTTTTAGGTTCCGCGCCATACAAACAGATCGACACAAATACAATACTTACACAgctgtatatatataaatggTGTTAACGTCATCGTTCACTAACTAAGAGACTCGTTCCTACGCCCCCTTTCCCCTTTTGCAGAAGCTCTCGTGTCAGATAGTGTCCTATTTATTGAATCTTCATATACCCTGTGAGTGTGCATAACTCCCTGTACCGAGCGCACCATACCATGTTAGTGGATGCTTAtcaaaagaagagagagagagaaaaagtaaataaatcaatacaaaacaaataaataaaaataataagtaaaaaaacacacgcacacaatcgAACGAACCGTACCCAAAAACCGAAACGAAATTTCCCCCTTTCGAACGATTCGAACGATCACGATTTAACGAAACGAAAGTAATAAAGTGCAGCCAGAGGAGTGCTTTTCACCCACCCACCCCGATGAATGTCAACGAAAACTGCAACCTACCAATTATGGGTGTCTATTGgcttctttaaaaaaacattactttGAATGGTATGATTGGCAAATACttgtttaataaataaacgTGCAAAAGCTACTCTCTGGAGGTTGCGTtttatgttcctttttttcgtttacagTACACTCCATCCGAAATTGAACACTTTTTAGTTGATCAGTTGTTATACAATTCAAGTTCCACCGCCGACATTTAAAATCAGTTCAAACTGTTTCCTTACAACGGTCCAGCCACGTGCTTACGTTCGTATTTCAAACGTCACAGATACATGTAGCATTTTCACCGGGCAGCACGTCTGACATTTCACGAAGAAAGCCGAAGTTTGACAGTTTGCATTGCGGTTTGATGACAAcatatgtaaataaataaaaaaaagataaaattacaCCCACAAATTAGAAACACTTTAGAAAAGTGCTATTTTCTATCATCTTTACAACAGTAACGAGTTTCGTTGTCGTTTagcttttaaacaaaatcattacAATGCCACTGTACGAAACCATGCTGCAAGAAAAACCGGCCATAGTGCTGGAAATCGGTACCGCTTTGACCAAGTAAGTGCCTTACCTCGGGGACACCCATTTTAGGGAAAACGTTTCCTACTTAGCATCTCCCCTTCCCTTCCCGCTACAGATTAGGCTTCGCCGGAGAACCATACCCGCGCAGCATCATCCCATCGGAGGTGCTGGACCATCAGGCAAAGAATGCCGGCCTGACGGCACCGAACCGGCGGCTCTTCGACTACACCAACGAGGTCGAGCTGTACGACTGGTTGGTCGAGTTTCTCAAGACGATCTTCTTCAAGTACGTGCTCGTTAGCCCCAAAGACCGCAAGGTGGTGATAGTGGAATCCGTGCTCTGCCCGACCATCATCAAGGAAAAGCTGGCCCGCGCCCTGTTCGTCCACTTTGACGTGTCGTCCGTGTTCTTCGTGCCGACGCATCTGGTCGTGCTGGCAACGCTCGCCGTCGAGACAGCGCTCGTCGTGGACATCGGCTACAAGGAAGCGATCGTGGTGCCGGTGTTCTGTGGCGTACAGGCGCTGTACGCGTGGGAAGCACAACCACTTGCCGCCGAGAGCGTGCACAACGAAATCCGGCGTCAGTTGATCGAGAGCGGGGTGGACGAAGGTCTGCTCACCGAAAGCACGGTGGAGGACATCAAGATACGCACGTGCTTTGTCACGACGGCCGAACGGGCGGCCAAGTATCGTGCGGACGGTGGTGCATCGCTGCAGCCCTGCCCCGACGTTGACTATCCGGCAAAGGGTGAAGCGATCATTAAAGTTACCGGACGGTTGCGCGAAACCGCCTACGAGGTCATGTTCCCGGAGGATAACGATCGGCTCGGGCTGCCGTACATCGTGCTGAACGCGATTCTCAAGTGCCCCCGGGACATGCGGGTACCGCTGGCCAGCAATCTCGTCCTGATCGGTGGCAGCACAATGGTGCAGGGGCTGACCGTCCGGCTCAAGTCGGAACTGTTGGCCCTGCT
Coding sequences within:
- the LOC120904704 gene encoding actin-related protein 10; translation: MPLYETMLQEKPAIVLEIGTALTKLGFAGEPYPRSIIPSEVLDHQAKNAGLTAPNRRLFDYTNEVELYDWLVEFLKTIFFKYVLVSPKDRKVVIVESVLCPTIIKEKLARALFVHFDVSSVFFVPTHLVVLATLAVETALVVDIGYKEAIVVPVFCGVQALYAWEAQPLAAESVHNEIRRQLIESGVDEGLLTESTVEDIKIRTCFVTTAERAAKYRADGGASLQPCPDVDYPAKGEAIIKVTGRLRETAYEVMFPEDNDRLGLPYIVLNAILKCPRDMRVPLASNLVLIGGSTMVQGLTVRLKSELLALLQTDLYRERLFVQAFKFHKAPAEPNFTAWLGGSIYGATDLVLTKSITREAYSKNQTIPDFTNYEETRGVPMRG